One window from the genome of Saimiri boliviensis isolate mSaiBol1 chromosome 2, mSaiBol1.pri, whole genome shotgun sequence encodes:
- the PIGBOS1 gene encoding protein PIGBOS1, translated as MFKRLTLPQLVFATVLGIAGGVYIYQPIFEQLAKEQKELKEKLQLVQESEEKKS; from the coding sequence ATGTTTAAGAGATTGACTCTTCCACAACTGGTTTTTGCTACTGTCCTTGGAATTGCTGGAGGAGTATATATTTATCAACCAATATTTGAACAGTTGGCCAAAGAGCAGAAGGAATTGAAAGAAAAGTTGCAATTGGTACAAGaatcagaagagaagaaaagttaa